The Caldicoprobacter guelmensis genome includes a region encoding these proteins:
- a CDS encoding LysR family transcriptional regulator: MDVNLELYRIFYHVVKAGSISKASQELFISQPAVSQAIKKLEARLGGQLFTRAPKGIALTPEGEVLFKYIEQGYNMIMLAESKFMEAINLDIGSIRIGASDMTLKYFLLPYLEEFHKLYPKVKIMVTNRPSPETVEFLKKGAIDFGVVSLPLPDDDSLEIFKATEIQDCFVANERFGHLAGREVSIKELAEYPIIMLERNTSSRRYIDEYLSQHSVNLVPEFELATSDLIVEFACRGLGISCVVRNFAEEYIKKGTLFEINLKEKIPPRHFGIIKLRNVPLTAAAKKFMELIQDK, translated from the coding sequence ACAGGATTTTTTATCACGTTGTAAAAGCGGGTAGCATATCCAAGGCCTCCCAAGAACTGTTTATATCTCAGCCTGCCGTAAGCCAGGCCATCAAGAAGCTAGAGGCCAGGCTGGGGGGCCAGCTCTTTACCCGTGCCCCCAAGGGGATTGCCTTGACGCCCGAAGGCGAGGTGCTGTTCAAGTACATCGAACAGGGGTACAACATGATCATGCTAGCTGAAAGCAAGTTCATGGAGGCTATAAATCTGGATATCGGCAGCATACGCATTGGTGCAAGCGATATGACGCTAAAGTATTTCCTACTACCCTACCTGGAAGAGTTCCACAAGCTGTATCCCAAGGTGAAGATAATGGTCACCAACAGGCCTTCGCCAGAGACGGTAGAGTTTTTAAAGAAGGGGGCTATCGATTTCGGCGTGGTGAGCCTTCCGCTGCCCGACGATGATTCGCTGGAGATTTTCAAGGCGACGGAGATACAGGACTGCTTTGTGGCAAATGAGCGCTTTGGTCATCTTGCCGGGCGGGAAGTGTCCATCAAGGAGCTTGCGGAGTATCCTATCATCATGCTGGAGAGGAACACCAGCAGTAGGCGGTATATAGACGAATACCTTTCGCAGCACTCAGTGAATCTGGTGCCGGAGTTTGAGCTTGCCACCAGCGATTTGATAGTTGAGTTTGCCTGCAGGGGTCTGGGTATATCTTGCGTAGTAAGGAATTTTGCAGAGGAATATATAAAAAAAGGTACGCTGTTTGAGATTAACTTGAAGGAAAAGATCCCCCCAAGGCATTTTGGAATAATAAAGCTGCGCAATGTGCCGCTCACTGCTGCCGCCAAAAAGTTTATGGAACTTATACAGGATAAATGA